The Fragaria vesca subsp. vesca linkage group LG2, FraVesHawaii_1.0, whole genome shotgun sequence genome includes a window with the following:
- the LOC101301464 gene encoding probable salt tolerance-like protein At1g75540-like, with protein sequence MKIRCNFCDKAEATVFCSADEAALCDVCDRRVHHANKLASKHKRFFLLQPTCKDSPQCDICQERRGFLFCQEDRAIFCRECDNSIHKANEHTRKHNRFLLTGVKLSADSTQYPPSSSSCSFSNEVVITNSTDHARVASKSSTKRPRTGSNEQTSSYKVEENCSLSDNGSVSSTNSISEYLMGDQITEWRVEDLLDVSFDFDSFYEAKSAPYI encoded by the exons ATGAAGATCCGGTGCAATTTTTGTGACAAAGCTGAGGCCACTGTGTTCTGCTCAGCTGATGAAGCAGCTCTCTGTGACGTCTGTGATCGCCGTGTTCACCATGCAAATAAGCTTGCAAGCAAACACAAGCGCTTTTTTCTTCTCCAACCAACCTGCAAAGACTCCCCTCAATGTGATATCTGTCAG GAAAGGCGTGGATTCCTCTTTTGTCAAGAAGACAGAGCCATTTTTTGCAGGGAATGCGACAATTCAATCCACAAAGCGAATGAACACACTCGAAAACACAATAGGTTTCTTCTCACTGGTGTAAAGCTTTCTGCTGATTCTACTCAGTATCCCCCATCATCATCATCATGCTCCTTCTCTAATGAAGTAGTCATCACCAACAGCACTGACCATGCAAGAGTAGCCTCCAAGTCATCGACAAAGAGACCTAGAACAGGATCCAATGAACAAACCTCATCATATAAGGTAGAGGAGAATTGTTCGCTCAGTGACAATGGTTCAGTGAGTTCGACAAACAGCATATCAGAGTACTTGATGGGAGACCAGATCACCGAGTGGCGTGTGGAAGACCTTCTTGA